The sequence GCAGGTGCTCAGAGCTGTTTTGCGGCTTCGTCCCAGAGTAGAGGGTGTGGGATGCTGCGAGTAGCGAACTTCCTCAGACAAGCTGGAGACGTCTGGTCCCACGCGGCTCCCGGCGGGTTCTGCTCTCAGACGCTGTAGGATAGCAGCGGGTGGGTTCAGGGAGTCTGTCCGTCACACGGTCTCGAACGACAGAGGCAGCCCATGCCGCGCCACGTTCAGACGTGCTGGCTTAGTGTCAGCAGCCTGACATTGGTAACTAATCTCTGGTTTTCATCACCCTGCTACAGGTAAgggtgtttccttttctctttctttctttttctaaaggtCTCTTACCCTTACCTAAATGCTCCCATCCGTACTAATTACTACGGAAAATTATAGATTCAGGTTGTGCAAACAAGGGCAACTTGAAGGCAATTTGATGTTTGCTCCCTTCTTCGATGCAGTCTCAAAGGTTTCTTTGCTACTAGCTTTCATAATTGTCTTACATTGCACACAAAAATAAGATTTTCCCCTCTAAGTGCAGAGTATGGGGAAAATACAGACaccatttttcaaacaaaaaacgcttatgaaaaaaacagaaaatctgaaaacaaacaaaaaaacccccacccTATTAACTTGGGTTGGACCAATCAGGCCTTagaaattaagggggaaaaaaaagccttctgCTCTACTCAGCATAATAAAACACATCACCGTATTGCTTTTGTGTTTGGACGTTACTTCCACTTAACCAAAAATCTTCCCCCTTCTCATAATTGTTCTAGTATCGTATGAGGTTATGCCTACCTGTAGATCCTGAAATGTCTGCATTTTAATGCCTGCACAACCCACTTAGAGATCACAAGAGCTGCCCAATTCCActttctgatgaaaaaaaaacGCCAAAAACCACACCACAACATACAAATAATGATCCAAATGGAAAAGTTAATGTGCTGTAATCATATTCGTTTTGCAACATCAAAAGCAGCAGAGATACCAAATAGAATTTGCTTAAATCATAAATAGCGAGATTGAAATATGCACGTATAAATTCCATTTCGGCTCCACGAACCGAAAGCGCTCTCTAAACACACAGAAGGATATATAAAGTGCAGAGCAGAACTCGCCACCGTGAGGCCTGTGGTACGTTAGTACTCCCATTCGTCGGATTTCAGGTCGAGATAGCTGAGGATGTTCTGGGCGAGCTTCACCGCCTGCTTCCTGGCGGCCTTGCACTGCTCTTCCCCCTGAGGGTCCACGGCGTCCAGGGCGAGCAGCTGCTTGGTGAGCAGCTCTTCCAGCCGGATGTAGTTCTTGTCCGTTCGGTTCCCATCAAATGAAAGAACCTCTCCCTGGATCTCGGACAAGTTTCCCAGGATGTCCCAGACCGCTTTACGGGACGGGTGCTCCTCGGAAGCGAAGGACCTCCTCTTCTCCAGGGCCTCCTTCAAGTCGATGTAAGTGATGAGGGTCTGCACCTCGATCACCGCTCTTCTCCGAGCCTCCCGGATGCAAGGGTTCTTCTCCAGACTTACCTCGTCCAGCTGTCCGATCAGCCCCTGCAATTCTGTTTTGGAGCTCAGGTACAATTCAGGAGGATTCTGTGCTCGAAGGAACtcgttttttatttctctcattctcttgagGACCTTTTCTATCTTTAAGATGGAATGATTCTGTCCCAGGTCAAATGCGTAGGTGCTATCTGCTTCCTCTTCTAAATCCAAATATTTCAGTAACTGGTTGATATCTTCCACTACCTCCCGGCGGTAATTTCGGATCTCCGTCCGCCCGCACACATCCAGAGCGTCCAGATCTGCGATCAGCCCCGAGAGCACGCAAGATAAGTGCCTGCAGGTCTCATTATTGTTcactcccatcagcagtgcaatcAGAGTGCCCCTGGCCTTGTTCACCTCACACATCACAGAGTTAATTTTGGCAACTGAAGGATGCGCGTCCTCGGAGAGCGGCAGGGAAGGCTGCCTTTTCGTGCAGTCTTCGATAATCTCCTGCACCGCACAGATTTTGGTTAAAGTGTGATACCTTGCTTTGCGCAGGGAGATCTTCCCCCCGGTCTTGACGTGTGTCAGCCTCAGAATGATGTCTTGGATGCCTTCTTCAAATTCATCAGTTACACAGTTGCCCCCGCTGTAAAAGGGCACAATCTTCTCTTTCACCAGGGACTGGGCTTCTtgaaaaatgttctgtatctcgATCCGGTGTGGGTGGTTTGCATTCTGCTCTAACTCTTTGAGAAGACGCTCCGTCTCTTGTGCTGCCCTCTTCCTCGCTTGCTGAATGTCTCCTTTTCCTTCAGTATCTACAGAGTCTATTTCAAAAAGCTGTTTTGTTAAAATCCTCTCCAGTTTCTTGTAATTCTTGTCATCTGACAGACCACTGAAGCCAATTACTTGCTGTTCTATACTTTTCACTTCCTTTTGGATTTCCTGAAGCCTACTGATGGATGGATGTTGATTTCCCATATCCATACTTTTGCTGTGTTCAGTTTTAGAAGCACTAAAAAATGACAAGAATGACAAATTACACAAAGCCTCTTCAGAACGGTGACTGTATATTTATCCTGagattctcatttaaaaaaatatatttaagaaaaagggcccggggcccctgggtggctcagtcagctgagtgtctgaacttcagttcaggccatgagctcacggttcgtgggttcgagccccacatcaggctctgtgctggcagctcagagcctgagcccgcttcggattctgggtctccctctctccctccccctccccctattgtgcatactgtctctcaaaaataagcattggGAAAAAAAAGGGCCCGGCATTGCTGTGATCCAAACAACAATCATACTCAAGTGCAGAAAGAGTGACTAATCCACCTTCCTGAAAATCACCTACACACAGCAGAGATTAAGAACAACGGCTTACTGCAGCGTGGACTGAGTTGGAGCTCTGTGCCTGTGAATTTCGAGTTTCCTCAAATGTAAGAGAGCAGCCTAGGTCTTCATACCAACAGAATGAAATCGGCTATCATCTTAGAAACAGCACAAGTATCTTAGGTATTAACGTTGGAACCTGGCTGATGGCAACAGCAGGCACCTTTGGGGGATGTAAAACAGTGGCCTCTTATCTTTTTACCTTCACATGGGAACAGTGCCATCTAAGCACCCACCTGGCCAAAGAGCTATGCTTAGTTTCCAGAAAAaggtaattaaataaaacaagtaacacTGCATCCCAATCGCCACCAAAAGTCCCCACTTCTACCCTTCCTCACCACCCTTCACGCACGCGTACAAAGTTACCCCGTTTCTCCCCGCACCCTTCTAGCACCTCGCAAACCTTCCCTGCAGAAGTAGAAAACTGCCCGGAGAGGGACAAGTGACTGGTACCGTGTTAAAAGCACCACGATGGGCTTTGGAGGGCTAGTACCTCCCCAGCCCCGGTCACGttcgccgccccctcccccaaacatgtGACAGCTAGGAGCAATTCGTTCATTAGCCTCCCATCAGGAGTCGAGAACGGCTTAACGCATTTCCCCCCAAGCTCTCGGGTCTCCATCACAGCTCAATGGGAGAGTGGGTCATCAATGGAAACCGACCCCCTGTGGGTGTCCCGGCCAGGAACATGCCTCTGGAGCCCCGCGAAGGGCGGGCTGCCCGGCTTCTTCCTCTCCGCCCCCCTCGCCCTTCTCTGCCAGCACTTTACCCAGAAGAGTCTAAGCTGGTTTGGTCTTGGCTTCCCGAGGTGAGATGGCGAGGTGGAAGGTCAGCCCTTTACGGGGTGCGGCACCGGAGCTGAGCCCCTGGCTGCATCCCTCTCACCCCAGCCGGCTAGGTCTGAACCGGGCGGCCGGTGAAGGGGCCGGCGGTGGCGCGGCAGCTACTGGCCGCAGCGGCCGCTCCGGGCGTCTCGCCCGGGCCCCCAACGCGCCCGCCGGCCCTGACCTCACAATGGCcagcgcggggagggggcggccgcTCTGGGCCGGGGCCGCGGAGCCCCCGGGCGGGAGGAGGCCCCGGGAGGGAGACGAGCGGGCCGGCCCGCGTCGGACGCGAGGACGGCGCGGCGCCGAGGCCCGGCCGGCCGGGCCGGAGCGGGGGTCGCGCCGGGGCCGGGGTCGCCCACGGGCCCGCCAGCCGCCGCCGCGCCGCGCTCACCTGTGCCGCCCGCGCCATCGCGCACTCCGCCGCCGACGCCCAGCGACTCCGCCGCTCCCGCGGTCGCcggcccgcggccccgccccgggGCCGAACAGCCCCCGCCCTGGGAAAACGTCCTCCGGCGCCGCGCCGCGCCCGGGCCGCGCCGCCCACTATCGCCTGGCACAACAGCCCGGAACCGCCGCGGCCCAAGAGCGGCCGCCGGCGCCCTGCGCCCTCGCCGGGTCCACCCCGCGGCCGGTGCCACGCTGGGAAAGCGCACCGTCGGCCGCGCCGCTCCCTCCCGCCGGCTTTGCGACCGTGCCGTAACGCAGCCTCTCGCGCCGGCGCGACGCTGCCGTGCGCCGCGGCAGCCGGGGGACGCGGGCGATGGCCGCCTTGCGGCCCTGTAGGAGAGCTCTGGTCTCTCCGCTCTGCCGCGCCTTCTCTGGACCAGGCTGTCAGCTCGCTCCCGAGCGAGCTGGGGAGCGCAGGGATACGGCGCCGAGCCGGGTAAGCGGGATTCCTGCAGAGGGTGGGCCGGGACGGGGGACCGCAGGTGGCGACACACCCAGGCGGCGCTCCTCAGGGACACCTGTGGGTCCCGCACCCCTTCGTGCCGGGCTGTGGCGTCAGCTCTCAAGGAGCGAGGTCCTTGAGCCCGTCCGGGCCTGGCGCGGAGCAGCGCCCGCGGCCCGCGGGGGACAGGGGCGTGGCGAGTGGGGAGTCCCCGGCGCGAGGGGCCCCCAAGTGCCCTGCGTCAACTCCCTTGGTCTCTAGGAACTGAGGGTGTCGCTGTCACGCCGGGGACTGTTGGTGGTCGGAACTTTTGCTAACGCGTACCTCCGAGTCAGCTGTAGCGAGTTTGTTACCTACCTTATTTCTTCCCGAAGGTTGTTCTTTCTTAAACGGCTCTTGATGTGCacagcatgtttttgttttgttttgttttgttttgggtctGTGTTTTGGCTTCGTCAAGATTATTAGTCCTTTTCTTCAAGCTATGGCACACGTTATCATCGACTTTTGTGGGACTTCACGTTGAATAGTTTTTCTTGTTTGGAAGCTATTTGCATACACGCATGTTACAGGTTGAAGGTCCACAAAGATCAATATCTATAGCAACAAAGAATGACAGTTTTTATCAATTGCACTTTTttgggaaaggatttttttttttgtcagtggaGTTCTAAGCCTTGAGTCCACCTGTCACAAGAAAACGTCGTCTAACTGTGGAATGCGCtgcagttaaaatatttaaacaaacatacaaatactAACACTTCCTTTTGCGAACTGGCTAAGGAGGGGGCCTGGAAAGCCCGGGATAAAAAAGCCGGTTAAGAATTCTAAAATGAGCCTGCctgtaaattttcatttattttagccTGGTGCCCGTTAGCATTCTTTTATAAATGCAGCTTTGAAGTTCTGCCTGGTTTGTAGTTTAGAGAAGAAGTTAACAGGGCAACTGGTCACCCAGACCCCCCGGTCTCTAGCTCGGCTTCCTGTTACAGTGGCCACAGCAGGGACTTTCATTCCTACAATGTAGAAACCCACCCAGCATCTCAGTCTTTGGGCAGCAAGGTATTCAACAGGTATCTGAAAATGCTCCGGGCAGGCAAACGTAACATCAACCAACTGTCCCTAGGATGAGGACTTACCCTAGCTTATTTTGTGAACTAGGgtgccaaggggcacctggctggctcagtcggtagagcatgcgacctttgatcttggggttgtgagcccCATACTgagtgaagagattacttaaaaataaaatctttaaaaaaacacccaaacaaGGTTTCCTTTATTGTCACATACCCTTTTGCTGAAGTCAGTCTTACCGTGGGTCTAATCCTCAGgatgagacctttcttccttttgttgtccCAAGTGACAGTGGAGCAGGGGGCTGCTCACCCGCTGGGCCGCCTGAACTTGTGAAGGTGTGGATTGTGATGCCGACGAGTGGATAAGCTGCCTGTGAGTCAGACCTGGCCCTGCTTTCCTGCGGAAACTGCTGCTGTGTTTTTGTAGGACGTGCGCCCCATTGTGCTAGATCTTGCACAGAACTTACAGGATCAGTTTTTACTTCAGGGCGATTtgtgtttcctgtttgtttgggCGTATCTCCCTGTGCTCGCTGAGTACATG comes from Panthera tigris isolate Pti1 chromosome B3, P.tigris_Pti1_mat1.1, whole genome shotgun sequence and encodes:
- the BAG5 gene encoding BAG family molecular chaperone regulator 5, which translates into the protein MDMGNQHPSISRLQEIQKEVKSIEQQVIGFSGLSDDKNYKKLERILTKQLFEIDSVDTEGKGDIQQARKRAAQETERLLKELEQNANHPHRIEIQNIFQEAQSLVKEKIVPFYSGGNCVTDEFEEGIQDIILRLTHVKTGGKISLRKARYHTLTKICAVQEIIEDCTKRQPSLPLSEDAHPSVAKINSVMCEVNKARGTLIALLMGVNNNETCRHLSCVLSGLIADLDALDVCGRTEIRNYRREVVEDINQLLKYLDLEEEADSTYAFDLGQNHSILKIEKVLKRMREIKNEFLRAQNPPELYLSSKTELQGLIGQLDEVSLEKNPCIREARRRAVIEVQTLITYIDLKEALEKRRSFASEEHPSRKAVWDILGNLSEIQGEVLSFDGNRTDKNYIRLEELLTKQLLALDAVDPQGEEQCKAARKQAVKLAQNILSYLDLKSDEWEY